In the genome of Pichia kudriavzevii chromosome 4, complete sequence, one region contains:
- a CDS encoding uncharacterized protein (PKUD0D03830; similar to Saccharomyces cerevisiae YFR031C (SMC2); ancestral locus Anc_7.186), with translation MKVEELVIDGFKSYSVRTVITNWDPQFNAITGLNGSGKSNILDAICFVLGITKTSSLRASNLQDLIYKKGQAGITKASVTITFDNSDKEHSPVIYKNDPKISITRKISVDGPSTVNTKYLINGRKATQKEVANMLESVQLNINNPNFLIMQGKITKMLNMNPKQILSLIEEATGTKAYEKQREKSEEIMKKKDMKLASIKEIRDLKVKPRLNELKKQTEVLIEYKNEKEKLEKLSLIMNAFEYQDSIDVVRNISKPLDESTQKVVNLDLKIKEIQKQIDTLNEELQKIRANNSKSESKYLKELELKEQETQNNLTRLKTLRKSHSDNLNELKRLCKSKEKEVERIQNSIDNRHANYTQLQQSFKREEEELRHFIESLQRKEDLLSTLSTGISSKGSDAGFAAQLRDANQRLSEIKTAIEQDKLKIRHLDGQIDESTLENHKHEIEKYKAEIKRRKAEFDSIKEQLKQSGFDKLEYDKLKVEEQKLLEQLNYKNRSLQEFVRRDTRFDFTYDKPTPDFNYNSVKGLCGELFNLPEKHRKTATALEVCAGFKLFNVVVDTDKTGSLLLEKGRLRKRVTIVPLNKITSKVVRESIVNEAKRQAPNKVELALNLVECDPSVKKAIEYVFGNKLICDDPETAKKVTFSEKIRTGSITLDGDNYDPEGRLSGGSRNTSASLLSHFEKYKDLKNEVMSIRKRLDQISETLRRMNIAAEKNYDTQQKLVAEEYHISLLNKKLNESNSAVYIQNYERSMHEIDSLKEMIRSNESKIELLNQEIGKINKDMDEFNSDGSKKLRQLKEEIGRLLVERSQKEKNLAARRMLFNEETVRNEDALLDIENLKTEILKAKEEIPRMEEALKEEDHVIDEVQYELDQICENIQIERDRSANALAEFDQLSQHLQNKKNELSETTRAHEAEVERKGKLLGSFKEAKKVISMLKNDTRIIDDTRRAQLISGCEDFDYEEYANRVNEIQKKIDELKSKGADDNVQLESEILLQNCASLEGKILKIEKDRKKIETTIEKLDQYLKTELNKTYRKVSDEFGETLAMLLPGAYAKLVKTSGEEGNIFEGLEIRVRLGSVWKESLVELSGGQRSLVALALIMALLRYSPAPMYILDEVDAALDLSHTQSIGHLIKTKFKGSQFIVVSLKEGMFTNANKLFKVRFQDGTSIVST, from the coding sequence TTGATGGATTTAAGTCTTATTCTGTCAGAACTGTGATTACAAACTGGGATCCCCAATTCAACGCGATCACAGGTTTAAATGGTTCAGGTAAATCTAATATTTTAGATGCAatatgttttgttttagGTATAACTAAAACCTCCTCGTTGAGAGCTTCTAATTTGCAGGATTTAATTTATAAGAAAGGGCAAGCAGGTATAACCAAGGCGTCTGTTACCATCACATTTGACAATTCAGATAAGGAGCACTCTCCTGTTATATACAAGAATGATCCTAAGATTAGTATAACCCGTAAAATATCAGTTGATGGCCCCAGTACTGTGAATACCAAATACCTAATCAATGGACGCAAGGCAACACAGAAAGAGGTAGCAAACATGCTAGAATCAGTTCAGTTAAATATCAACAATCCCAACTTTTTAATTATGCAAGGTAAAATCACgaaaatgttgaatatGAATCCTAAACAAATATTAAGCTTGATTGAAGAGGCCACAGGTACCAAGGCATATGAGAAACAAAGGGAAaaatctgaagaaattatgaaaaagaaagatatGAAGTTGGCATCCATCAAGGAGATCCGTGATTTAAAGGTTAAACCAAGATTAAATGAGTTAAAGAAGCAGACGGAGGTACTAATTGAGtacaaaaatgaaaaggagaaactgGAAAAACTTTCTTTGATTATGAATGCCTTTGAATACCAGGATAGTATCGATGTAGTGCGAAATATCTCAAAACCACTCGATGAATCTACTCAAAAAGTCGTTAATTTGGacctgaaaataaaggagATTCAAAAGCAGATAGATACCTTAAACGAGGAACTTCAAAAAATCAGAGCTAACAACTCTAAGAGTGAGTCCAAATACCTAAAGGAACTTGAATTAAAAGAACAGGAGACTCAAAATAACCTTACCAGACTTAAAACACTAAGGAAGTCACACTCtgataatttgaatgaacTAAAGCGATTGTGCAAAtcgaaagaaaaagaagtaGAGAGAATCCAAAATTCCATCGATAACAGACATGCAAACTACACTCAACTCCAGCAATCTTTTAAACGTGAGGAGGAAGAACTGAGACATTTTATAGAATCACTTCAAAGAAAGGAAGATTTACTTTCGACATTATCTACCGGTATATCATCAAAAGGGTCAGATGCTGGTTTTGCGGCACAACTAAGGGATGCTAACCAACGACTCTCTGAAATTAAAACAGCCATCGAGCAAGATAAGTTGAAGATACGACATTTAGATGgtcaaattgatgaatcaaCGCTTGAAAATCATAAACatgagattgaaaaatataaagcAGAAATTAAAAGACGTAAAGCAGAATTTGATTCCATTAAAGAACAGCTAAAGCAAAGTGGGTTTGACAAATTAGAATATGATAAACTGAAGGTTGAGGAGCAGAAGTTACTTGAGCAATTAAATTATAAAAATAGATCGTTGCAAGAATTCGTCAGAAGGGATACGAGGTTTGACTTTACATATGATAAACCCACGCCGGATTTCAATTATAACTCAGTGAAAGGCCTATGTGGTGAGCTATTCAATTTGCCAGAAAAGCATAGGAAAACTGCAACAGCATTAGAAGTCTGTGCTGGGTTCAAGTTATTCAATGTCGTTGTGGATACTGATAAGACGGGTTCTCTATTGCTAGAGAAGGGTAGGTTGAGGAAACGGGTTACGATTGTTCCGTTGAACAAGATCACTTCAAAAGTTGTTAGAGAGAGCATTGTCAATGAAGCTAAAAGGCAAGCACCTAATAAAGTTGAACTTGCGCTAAATCTTGTTGAATGTGACCCCTCTGTCAAAAAGGCTATTGAATATGTATTCGGTAATAAGTTGATCTGTGATGATCCTGAAACAGCCAAGAAAGTCACATtcagtgaaaaaattagaacAGGATCCATCACTTTGGACGGAGATAACTATGATCCCGAAGGTCGACTTTCAGGAGGTTCAAGGAACACCTCCGCTTCTTTATTGAGCCATTTTGAGAAATATAAAGACCTAAAAAATGAAGTGATGAGCATCAGGAAGAGATTAGACCAAATTTCTGAAACATTGAGAAGAATGAATATTGCAGCAGAGAAAAACTATGATACTCAACAAAAACTAGTAGCAGAAGAGTACCATATTAGTCTGCTCAATAAAAAGCTCAATGAATCGAATAGTGCTGTATATATCCAAAATTATGAGAGATCAATGCATGAAATCGACTCTTTAAAAGAAATGATACGTTCTAATGAATCGAAGATAGAATTGCTAAATCAAGAAATCGGAAAAATTAACAAAGACATGGATGAATTTAACAGCGATGGATCCAAGAAGTTGAGGCaattaaaagaagaaatcgGTCGACTGTTGGTTGAGCGTTCTcagaaggagaaaaactTAGCTGCAAGAAGAATGCTTTTCAACGAAGAAACTGTGAGAAATGAAGATGCTCTACTTGACATCGAAAATCTCAAAACAGAAATCTTGAAAGCTAAGGAAGAAATACCTAGAATGGAGGAAGCtttgaaagaagaagaccaTGTGATTGATGAAGTACAATATGAGCTAGATCAAATATGTGAGAACATCCAAATCGAGAGAGATCGTTCAGCTAATGCTTTGGCAGAGTTCGATCAACTTTCACAACATTTGcagaacaagaagaatgAATTATCTGAGACTACACGTGCACATGAGGCTGAAGTTGAAAGAAAGGGTAAATTGTTGGGTTCGTTCAAAGAGGCAAAAAAGGTAATTTCAATGCTAAAGAATGATACGAGAATAATCGACGATACTCGTAGGGCTCAACTAATTAGCGGATgtgaagattttgattaTGAAGAATATGCTAACAGGGTGAATGAGATCCAAAAAAAGATTGATGAGTTGAAATCCAAAGGTGCTGACGACAATGTTCAGCTCGAGTCCGAAATTCTACTTCAAAACTGTGCTTCACTTGAGGGTAAAATTctaaaaattgaaaaagatagaaagaaaatagaaacaacTATAGAAAAGTTGGATcagtatttgaaaactgAGTTGAACAAAACATACAGGAAGGTTTCTGATGAATTTGGTGAAACATTGGCTATGCTACTACCTGGAGCCTATGCGAAGCTAGTCAAAACTTCAGGCGAGGAGGGTAATATTTTTGAAGGCTTGGAGATCAGAGTTAGGTTAGGTTCGGTGTGGAAGGAGTCGCTAGTTGAACTATCCGGTGGTCAGAGATCTTTGGTTGCTCTTGCCTTAATCATGGCGTTGTTGCGGTACAGTCCTGCTCCAATGTACATTTTAGATGAAGTTGACGCAGCATTGGATTTATCTCACACACAAAGCATTGGACATCTGattaaaacaaaattcaagGGTTCGCAGTTTATTGTGGTTTCGTTAAAGGAAGGTATGTTTACAAATGCGAATAAGTTATTTAAGGTTAGATTTCAAGATGGTACATCTATCGTGTCTACTTGA
- a CDS encoding uncharacterized protein (PKUD0D03840) translates to MVLVYFQEEGLKDKRIVQVVNPTMDELEGKAIVHLQKCKYAEYKKAISQFRLFYPELFKRSCSKPVLNYRIKDLLITETEVELFIFNGSVVADDAVDWTDRIMDVLEIPRESRHERSKRPKMIKYKENEKSMADISQSVVEENNNMDLVSNRKPLESNSTGIGDFGDEFHQNKQYGYVFSEIKKSHVDGDHFLYKCQKPKRLPVPLKELKATRFDEWECPTFNM, encoded by the coding sequence ATGGTACTTGTTTATTTCCAAGAGGAAGGGCTTAAAGACAAACGAATAGTGCAAGTAGTTAACCCCACGATGGACGAGCTGGAAGGTAAAGCCATTGTCCACCTTCAGAAGTGTAAATACGCAGAGTATAAGAAGGCCATTTCACAATTTAGACTATTCTACCCCGAATTGTTTAAGAGAAGTTGTAGTAAGCCCGTTCTTAATTATAGAATCAAGGATCTGCTCATTACGGAAACTGAAGTtgaacttttcattttcaatggatCTGTAGTTGCCGATGATGCTGTAGACTGGACAGACAGGATAATGGATGTTTTGGAAATCCCTCGTGAGTCCAGACACGAAAGAAGCAAACGTccaaaaatgataaaatataaagaaaacGAGAAAAGCATGGCGGATATATCGCAGTCTGTGGTTGAAGAGAACAATAACATGGACTTGGTATCTAATAGAAAGCCGTTGGAAAGTAACAGCACAGGGATTGGTGATTTTGGAGATGAGTTTCATCAGAATAAACAATACGGTTATGTTTTTtcagaaatcaaaaaaagCCATGTTGACGGCGACCATTTCTTATATAAATGTCAAAAGCCCAAGCGTCTCCCCGTTCCCTTGAAAGAATTAAAGGCTACAAGATTTGATGAGTGGGAATGTCCAACTTTTAATATGTAA
- a CDS encoding uncharacterized protein (PKUD0D03850; similar to Saccharomyces cerevisiae YAL067C (SEO1)) — MPVVHEFSLWLKNLFLAVYVIWSRLKWGVLPVERQVEDAAEESFVHSDLETSTVDGEDDEKEAKKPYEEVKEKIDELPIIDASNRPWYKFFDEYEFRQTKEQRSSHKWYHWFNENDTPAEKKLILKLDILLTLYSMMAYWVKYLDQTNLNNAYVSGMKESLNMRGNELVHTQAVFTVGTIVFQLPFMWALYKVPLSYVLPSLDLCWSLFTLGAYKSTSVAHLQAMRFFIGVFEAPGYLAYQYLFGSWYKVDEMVRRSMFYYIGQYLGVLTSGLLQASIYKTLNGVNGLEGWRWMFIIDAIISFAVGIIGFYVLPGTPAHCYSIFLSDDEILLARKRLQKNNTAIEVEGGRRFFDKALWKKVFTSWHVYILSIWNIFCWNNNNGTSGAYLLWLKSLHRYSISKVNQLGAATPAVGVLWLILTGCYADLFHSRWQAIIWSQILNVTGNTILAVWHVPEGAKWFAFMLQYTGWAMAPVLYSWMNDICREDPQYRAIVLVIMNIMAQTSVAWISVLVWKTVEAPRYLKGFSFTAASAFSLMLWTFVVLYFYKRQERTNFAKKGLIVRSGEI; from the coding sequence ATGCCCGTAGTACATGAATTCTCTTTGTGGTTGAAAAACCTCTTTTTGGCGGTTTATGTGATATGGTCCAGACTTAAGTGGGGGGTTTTACCTGTCGAAAgacaagttgaagatgcaGCTGAGGAATCTTTCGTTCACTCTGATCTTGAAACAAGCACGGTAGATGgggaagatgatgaaaaagaagcaaagaaaCCATATGAAGAAGTGAAGGAAAAGATTGATGAGTTGCCAATAATTGACGCTTCCAATAGACCCTGGTACAAATTTTTTGACGAATATGAGTTTagacaaacaaaagaacaaaGAAGTTCACACAAGTGGTACCATTGGTTCAACGAAAATGATACACCAGCAGAGAAGAAACTCATATTGAAGCTTGATATCTTGTTGACTCTTTATTCCATGATGGCCTACTGGGTCAAATATTTAGACCAGACTAATTTGAACAATGCATATGTTAGTGGAATGAAAGAATCTCTCAATATGAGAGGCAATGAACTAGTTCATACTCAAGCAGTTTTCACTGTTGGTACTATTGTCTTCCAATTGCCATTTATGTGGGCGCTTTATAAAGTTCCATTGAGCTATGTTTTACCTAGTCTCGATTTATGTTGGAGTTTATTCACCTTAGGTGCATATAAGTCCACCTCTGTAGCGCATTTACAAGCAATGAGGTTCTTCATTGGCGTATTTGAGGCTCCTGGTTATTTGGCTTACCAATATTTGTTTGGTAGTTGGTACaaggttgatgaaatggtCCGTCGGTCCATGTTTTATTATATTGGTCAATATCTTGGTGTGTTAACCTCTGGCTTGTTACAAGCGTCAATTTATAAAACTTTAAATGGGGTCAATGGCTTGGAAGGATGGAGATGGAtgtttattattgatgCAATCATTTCATTTGCCGTTGGTATTATTGGATTCTATGTTTTGCCCGGTACTCCGGCTCACTGCTATTCGATTTTCTTGTCAGATGATGAGATTTTACTTGCTAGGAAAAGATTGCAGAAGAATAACACGgcaattgaagttgaaggcGGAAGAAGATTTTTTGACAAGGCACTCTGGAAGAAAGTCTTTACGTCTTGGCATGTCTATATTTTAAGCATCTggaatattttttgttggaataACAACAATGGAACATCTGGTGCTTATTTATTGTGGCTCAAGTCTTTACACAGGTACAGTATCAGCAAAGTGAATCAATTAGGCGCTGCAACTCCAGCAGTCGGGGTCCTATGGTTAATCTTGACAGGTTGCTATGCAGATTTATTCCATTCCCGTTGGCAAGCGATTATTTGGTCTCAAATCCTAAACGTCACAGGGAATACCATTTTAGCTGTTTGGCACGTTCCGGAGGGTGCCAAATGGTTTGCTTTTATGCTACAGTACACAGGTTGGGCAATGGCTCCAGTTTTGTATTCCTGGATGAATGACATCTGTAGAGAGGATCCTCAATACAGAGCAATTGTTTTGGTCATAATGAATATCATGGCCCAAACCTCAGTTGCATGGATTTCGGTCTTGGTGTGGAAAACTGTTGAAGCTCCAAGGTATTTGAAGGGGTTCTCATTCACGGCCGCTAGTGCCTTCTCACTAATGCTTTGGACTTTTGTAGTCCTCTACTTCTATAAGAGGCAAGAAAGAACAAACTTTGCGAAGAAGGGTTTAATTGTGAGAAGCGGTgaaatttga